In the genome of Monodelphis domestica isolate mMonDom1 chromosome 2, mMonDom1.pri, whole genome shotgun sequence, one region contains:
- the VGLL2 gene encoding transcription cofactor vestigial-like protein 2 isoform X2: MIKKINFPLRLAMSCLDVMYQVYGPPQPYFAAAYTPYHQKLAFYSKMQEAPESSSNASTSSGSSSFSSHTPASIKEEDGSPEKERPPEAEYINSRCVLFTYFQGDISSVVDEHFSRALSQPSSYSPGCASSKTPRSSGSWRDGSFPMNQRSFPPSFWNSTYQPAVTASSLSSPLAAAHSDLPFTAADPYSPASLHSHLHQGAAEPWHHAHHHHHHHHHHPHPHPHHPYSLGGPIGAQGTAFPRPASMHEVYGPHFDPRYSSLLMPPASVRQHRLTPASVPTPVSPPCELGKSESSGSAWTTPGGPFPSAAGDMGQSLGLNVDSGLQPQDKSKDLYWF, encoded by the exons ATgatcaaaaaaattaatttcccgCTGCGGTTAGCCATGAGCTGTCTGGATGTTATGTACCAAGTCTATGGTCCTCCGCAGCCTTACTTTGCAGCAGCTTATACTCCCTATCATCAG AAACTAGCCTTTTACTCGAAAATGCAAGAAGCCCCAGAGAGCAGCAGCAACGCCAGCACCAGCAGTGGGAGCTCCTCCTTCTCCAGCCACACTCCAGCCAGTATCAAAGAGGAAGACGGCAGTCCGGAGAAGGAGCGCCCCCCGGAGGCAGAGTACATCAACTCTCGCTGTGTCTTGTTTACGTATTTCCAAGGAGATATCAGCTCCGTGGTAGACGAGCATTTCAGCAGGGCCCTGAGCCAGCCCAGTAGCTACTCACCAGGTTGTGCCAGCAGCAAAACTCCAAGAAGCTCCGGGTCCTGGAGGG ACGGCTCCTTCCCGATGAACCAGCGCagtttccccccttctttctggAACAGCACGTACCAGCCTGCAGTTACAGCTTCCTCGCTGAGCAGTCCTTTGGCTGCAGCCCACAGCGACCTTCCCTTCACTGCAGCAGACCCCTATTCCCCAGCCTCTCTGCACAGCCACCTTCACCAAGGGGCAGCCGAACCCTGGCACCATGcgcaccatcaccatcatcaccatcatcaccacccgCACCCTCACCCTCACCACCCTTACTCTTTGGGCGGGCCAATCGGGGCCCAGGGCACCGCCTTCCCCCGACCGGCCTCTATGCATGAAGTCTATGGCCCCCACTTCGACCCTCGGTACAGTTCACTGTTGATGCCTCCAGCTTCAGTCAGGCAGCACCGCCTCACGCCAGCCTCAGTACCCACGCCAGTCAGCCCGCCCTGCGAATTGGGCAAAAGTGAGTCATCTGGCTCAGCATGGACCACGCCAGGGGGGCCCTTTCCCAGCGCGGCAGGAGACATGGGACAGAGCCTGGGCCTCAATGTGGACTCAG GTTTGCAGCCTCAGGACAAAAGCAAGGATCTATACTGGTTTTAG
- the VGLL2 gene encoding transcription cofactor vestigial-like protein 2 isoform X3, which produces MIKKINFPLRLAMSCLDVMYQVYGPPQPYFAAAYTPYHQKLAFYSKMQEAPESSSNASTSSGSSSFSSHTPASIKEEDGSPEKERPPEAEYINSRCVLFTYFQGDISSVVDEHFSRALSQPSSYSPGCASSKTPRSSGSWRDGSFPMNQRSFPPSFWNSTYQPAVTASSLSSPLAAAHSDLPFTAADPYSPASLHSHLHQGAAEPWHHAHHHHHHHHHHPHPHPHHPYSLGGPIGAQGTAFPRPASMHEVYGPHFDPRYSSLLMPPASVRQHRLTPASVPTPVSPPCELGKSESSGSAWTTPGGPFPSAAGDMGQSLGLNVDSARRYSFCGGSLLS; this is translated from the exons ATgatcaaaaaaattaatttcccgCTGCGGTTAGCCATGAGCTGTCTGGATGTTATGTACCAAGTCTATGGTCCTCCGCAGCCTTACTTTGCAGCAGCTTATACTCCCTATCATCAG AAACTAGCCTTTTACTCGAAAATGCAAGAAGCCCCAGAGAGCAGCAGCAACGCCAGCACCAGCAGTGGGAGCTCCTCCTTCTCCAGCCACACTCCAGCCAGTATCAAAGAGGAAGACGGCAGTCCGGAGAAGGAGCGCCCCCCGGAGGCAGAGTACATCAACTCTCGCTGTGTCTTGTTTACGTATTTCCAAGGAGATATCAGCTCCGTGGTAGACGAGCATTTCAGCAGGGCCCTGAGCCAGCCCAGTAGCTACTCACCAGGTTGTGCCAGCAGCAAAACTCCAAGAAGCTCCGGGTCCTGGAGGG ACGGCTCCTTCCCGATGAACCAGCGCagtttccccccttctttctggAACAGCACGTACCAGCCTGCAGTTACAGCTTCCTCGCTGAGCAGTCCTTTGGCTGCAGCCCACAGCGACCTTCCCTTCACTGCAGCAGACCCCTATTCCCCAGCCTCTCTGCACAGCCACCTTCACCAAGGGGCAGCCGAACCCTGGCACCATGcgcaccatcaccatcatcaccatcatcaccacccgCACCCTCACCCTCACCACCCTTACTCTTTGGGCGGGCCAATCGGGGCCCAGGGCACCGCCTTCCCCCGACCGGCCTCTATGCATGAAGTCTATGGCCCCCACTTCGACCCTCGGTACAGTTCACTGTTGATGCCTCCAGCTTCAGTCAGGCAGCACCGCCTCACGCCAGCCTCAGTACCCACGCCAGTCAGCCCGCCCTGCGAATTGGGCAAAAGTGAGTCATCTGGCTCAGCATGGACCACGCCAGGGGGGCCCTTTCCCAGCGCGGCAGGAGACATGGGACAGAGCCTGGGCCTCAATGTGGACTCAG CTCGCCGTTATTCCTTCTGTGGTGGATCTCTCCTGAGCTGA
- the VGLL2 gene encoding transcription cofactor vestigial-like protein 2 isoform X1, translating into MIKKINFPLRLAMSCLDVMYQVYGPPQPYFAAAYTPYHQKLAFYSKMQEAPESSSNASTSSGSSSFSSHTPASIKEEDGSPEKERPPEAEYINSRCVLFTYFQGDISSVVDEHFSRALSQPSSYSPGCASSKTPRSSGSWRDGSFPMNQRSFPPSFWNSTYQPAVTASSLSSPLAAAHSDLPFTAADPYSPASLHSHLHQGAAEPWHHAHHHHHHHHHHPHPHPHHPYSLGGPIGAQGTAFPRPASMHEVYGPHFDPRYSSLLMPPASVRQHRLTPASVPTPVSPPCELGKSESSGSAWTTPGGPFPSAAGDMGQSLGLNVDSDQPIRLSIHAPHFRDENRGKGKDIKLLGVSGKKHMHMYP; encoded by the exons ATgatcaaaaaaattaatttcccgCTGCGGTTAGCCATGAGCTGTCTGGATGTTATGTACCAAGTCTATGGTCCTCCGCAGCCTTACTTTGCAGCAGCTTATACTCCCTATCATCAG AAACTAGCCTTTTACTCGAAAATGCAAGAAGCCCCAGAGAGCAGCAGCAACGCCAGCACCAGCAGTGGGAGCTCCTCCTTCTCCAGCCACACTCCAGCCAGTATCAAAGAGGAAGACGGCAGTCCGGAGAAGGAGCGCCCCCCGGAGGCAGAGTACATCAACTCTCGCTGTGTCTTGTTTACGTATTTCCAAGGAGATATCAGCTCCGTGGTAGACGAGCATTTCAGCAGGGCCCTGAGCCAGCCCAGTAGCTACTCACCAGGTTGTGCCAGCAGCAAAACTCCAAGAAGCTCCGGGTCCTGGAGGG ACGGCTCCTTCCCGATGAACCAGCGCagtttccccccttctttctggAACAGCACGTACCAGCCTGCAGTTACAGCTTCCTCGCTGAGCAGTCCTTTGGCTGCAGCCCACAGCGACCTTCCCTTCACTGCAGCAGACCCCTATTCCCCAGCCTCTCTGCACAGCCACCTTCACCAAGGGGCAGCCGAACCCTGGCACCATGcgcaccatcaccatcatcaccatcatcaccacccgCACCCTCACCCTCACCACCCTTACTCTTTGGGCGGGCCAATCGGGGCCCAGGGCACCGCCTTCCCCCGACCGGCCTCTATGCATGAAGTCTATGGCCCCCACTTCGACCCTCGGTACAGTTCACTGTTGATGCCTCCAGCTTCAGTCAGGCAGCACCGCCTCACGCCAGCCTCAGTACCCACGCCAGTCAGCCCGCCCTGCGAATTGGGCAAAAGTGAGTCATCTGGCTCAGCATGGACCACGCCAGGGGGGCCCTTTCCCAGCGCGGCAGGAGACATGGGACAGAGCCTGGGCCTCAATGTGGACTCAG ACCAGCCCATCAGACTCAGCATCCATGCCCCTCACTTCAGAGATGAGAACAGGGGGAAAGGCAAAGACATCAAACTACTTGGTGTATCAGGAAAAAAACACATGCACATGTACCCTTAA